Proteins encoded in a region of the Schistocerca serialis cubense isolate TAMUIC-IGC-003099 chromosome 6, iqSchSeri2.2, whole genome shotgun sequence genome:
- the LOC126484725 gene encoding uncharacterized protein LOC126484725, which produces MVGTAAGWDRGWLGSPLAGTAAGCWLGPLLPGTAAGWDRCSLGALLAARLRPLLAAGWDHCWLGRCWLLGWTAAGCWLGLLLTTGWDQCWMGALLVARLGPLLPADWDRSWLGALLARRLEPLLAAGWDCCWLGRCWLLGWTTAGCWLGQLLSGTAAGWDCCWLGPLLAARLAPLLATWLGPLLGGTLLPARLHHCWLQSGTAAGWDRGWLGPLLDARMGLLLAAAWDRC; this is translated from the coding sequence ATGgttggaaccgctgctggctgggaccgcggCTGGCTAGGATCGCCGCTGGCTGGGACcgccgctggctgctggctgggaccgttGCTGcctgggactgctgctggctgggaccgctgctctCTGGGAGCGCTGTTGGCTGCTAGGCtgagaccgctgctggctgctggctgggaccactgctggctgggaCGCTGCTGGCTGCTAGGTTGGACCGCTGCTGGGtgctggctgggactgctgctgACTACTGGCTGGGACCAATGCTGGATGGGAGCGCTGTTGGTTGCTAGGCTAGGACCGCTGCTGCCTGCTGACTGGGACCGTTCCTGGTTGGGAGCGCTGTTGGCTCGTAGGCtagaaccgctgctggctgctggctgggactgctgctggTTGGGACGCTGCTGGCTGCTAGGCTGGACCACTGCAGGCTGCTGGCTGGGACAGCTGCTGtctgggactgctgctggctgggactgctgctggctgggaccactGTTGGCTGCTAGGCTGGCACCGCTGCTGGCCACTTGGCTGGGACCACTGCTGGGTGGGACGCTACTGCCGGCTAGGCTGCACCACTGTtggctgcagtctgggaccgctgctggctgggaccgcggctggctgggaccgctgttgGATGCTAGgatgggactgctgctggctgctgcctgGGACCGCTGCTAG
- the LOC126484726 gene encoding mucin-5AC-like, translating to MAVKASSQQRSQPSSQQCFQPAAVPASSGPSSQQSCSLAASSCPSQQPAAVQPSSQQRSSQQRFQPAASSGPSLAANSGPSSSSPSQQQSQTAAVLASSQQWSSLAASSVPAAVPASNQQRSQPTSQQRSQPAAVQASSGPRLQPSAVQPSRQQRSTQHWSQPSSQQRSQPSSQLQSQPAAVPASSSHRQQRSPPAASSGPAEQPAASQVAEVPASSGPRQQPAAVQPSSQQRPSQQRSQPATSSGPSLAANSAPSQQRSQPAAVPDSSHQRSSPAGSSVPPSIGPSQVASSGPSLAANCDHSQQQSQPAAVPDSSGSSLAANSAPSQQRSQPAAVPNRCQQRSQPSSQEHSQPAAVPASSKQRSQPVASSQQRSSLPLTSSQQLSQTSSQQCTQPGAVPASSGPSQQRSQPAAVPASSGPSLAAKSTPSQQQSQPIASSGPSQQPASSSGPAEQPAQSQPAVVPVSNQQPAAVPARGGPSQQPAAVPASSGPSKQPAVIQPSNHGPSQQPAAVPAQQPTSLPASSGPSQQRSLPSSQQHSQPAAVAASSGSSQQRSSQQPVAVPASSGPSQQPAAAQPSNQQRPNQQRSQPAASSQRPAASGGPRQSSGPSQQRSQPASSSGPSLAANSTPSQQRSQPAAVPDSSHQRSSPAGSSVPPSIGPSQVASSGPCLAANCDPSQQQSQPAAVPDISRPSQQPAVVQPSSRQRPSQQRSQAAAVPDSSQQQFSLAASSVPASSGPSQQQSQPSSQQRSQPAAVPACSSPRQMPAAVPAWQPQRSQPAAVPASSGPRQQPSVVQRSSTSLAANSGPSQQQSQPATDPDSSQQWSSLAGSSVPPSSDPSQVASSSPSLAANSAPSQQQSQTAAVPASRQQQSSLAASSVPASSGPSQQPAVVPD from the exons ATGGCGGTCaaggccagcagccagcagcggtcccagcctagCAGCCAACAGTGcttccagccagcagcggtcccagccagcagcggtcccag cagccagcagtcgTGCAGCCTAGCTGCCAGTAgctgtcccagccagcagccagcagcagtccagcctagcagccagcagcgttccagccagcagcggttccagccagcagccagcagcggtcccagcctagCAGCCAACAGCGGTCCCAGcagcagcagtcccagccagcagcagtcacAGACAGCAGCGGTCctagccagcagccagcagtggtccagcctagcagccagcagcgtcccag cagcggtacCAGCCAGcaaccagcagcggtcccagcctacCAGCCAACAGcgctcccagccagcagcggtccaagCCAGCAGTGGTCCCAGACTGCAGCCTTCAGCGGTCCAGCCCAGCAGACAGCAGCGTTCCACCCAGCATTGGTCCCAGCCAagtagccagcagcggtcccagcctagCAGCCAACTTCAatcccagccagcagcagtcccagccagcagcagtcacagacagcagcggtccccgccagcagccagcagtggtccagccGAGCAGCCAGCAGCGTCCCAGGTAGCAgaggtcccagccagcagcggtcccagacagcaaccagcagcagtccagcctagcagccagcaacgtcccagccagcagcggtcccagccagcaacCAGCAGCGGTCCAAGCCTAGCAGCCAACAGcgctcccagccagcagcggtcacagccagcagcggtcccagacaGCAGCCATCAGCGGTCCAGCCCAGCAGGCAGCAGTGTTCCACCCAGCATTGGTCCCAGCCAagtagccagcagcggtcccagcctagCAGCCAACTGCGATcacagccagcagcagtcccagccagcagcagtcccagaCAGCAGCGGTTCCAGCCTAGCAGCCAACAGcgctcccagccagcagcggtcccagcctgcAGCGGTCCCAAACAgatgccagcagcggtcccagcctagCAGCCAAGAGCactcccagccagcagcagtcccagccagtagcaagcagcggtcccagccagtagccagcagccagcagcggtccagcctacCTCTCA ccagcagccagcagttgTCCCAGACTAGCAGCCAACAGTGCACTCAGCCAggagcggtcccagccagcagcggtcccagccagcagcggtcccagccagcagcggtcccagccagcagcggtcccagcctagCAGCCAAGAGCactcccagccagcagcagtcccagccaatagccagcagcggtcccagccagcaacCAGCatccagcagcggtccagccgagcagccaGCACAGtcccagccagcagtggtcccagTCAGCAACCAGCAGCCAGCGGCAGTCCCAGCCAGGGGCGgacccagccagcagccagcagcagtcccagccagcagcggtcccagcaaaCAGCCAGCAGTGATCCAGCCTAGCAACCA cggTCCAAGCCAGCAACCTGCAGCTGTCCCAGCCCAGCAGCCAACCTcgctcccagccagcagcggtccaagCCAGCAGCGGTCCCTGCCTAGCAGCCAACAGcactcccagccagcagcggtcgcagccagcagcggttccagccagcagcggtccagccagcagccagtagcggtcccagccagcagcggtcccagccagcagccggcAGCAGCCCAGCCTAGCAACCAGCAACGTCCcaaccagcagcggtcccagccagcagccagcagccagaggCCAGCAGCCAGCGGAGGCCCTAGACAGAg cagcggtcccagccagcagcggtcccagccagcatccagcagcggtcccagcctagcagccaacagcactcccagccagcagcggtcccagccagcagcggtcccagacaGCAGCCATCAGCGGTCCAGCCCAGCAGGTAGCAGCGTTCCACCCAGCATTGGTCCCAGCCAAGTAGCTAGCAGCGGTCCCTGCCTAGCAGCCAACTGCgatcccagccagcagcagtcccagccagcagcagtcccagaCATCAGCCGTCCCAGCCAGCAACCAGCAGTGGTTCAGCCTAGCAGCCGGCAgcgtcccagccagcagcggtcgcaGGCAGCAGCGGTCCCagacagcagccagcagcagttcagcctagcagccagcagcgtcccagccagcagtggtccgagccagcagcagtcccagcctagcagccaacagcgctcccagccagcagcggtcccagcctgtAGCAGTCCCAGACAgatgccagcagcggtcccagcctggCAGCCACAACGCtcgcagccagcagcagtcccagccagcagcggtcccagacaGCAGCCTTCAGTGGTCCAGCGTAGCAG TACCAGCCTAGCAGCcaacagcggtcccagccagcagcagtcccagccagcaACGGACCCAgacagcagccagcagtggtccagccTAGCAGGCAGCAGCGTCCCACCCAGCAGTGATCCTAGCCAAGtagccagcagcagtcccagcctagcagccaacagcgctcccagccagcagcagtcccagacagcagcggtcccagccagcaggcagcagcagtccagcctagcagccagcagcgtcccagccagcagtggtcccagccagcagccagcagtggtcccagACTAG